One Dysosmobacter welbionis DNA segment encodes these proteins:
- a CDS encoding DUF4352 domain-containing protein — protein MKQRLFALAAAVVMALGLTACGGSGSSEGRTGDTMETYFFDFTVNSAYLTSDYAGRTPGEGNVLLVADITVKNTFEQSIEMYDTDFQVQWDDGDDAYAYPITTDMETYTEVEPVGENQLPGTYPMAVDEERSGELVYEVPSGFTDFSIAYLEQFVDDSGEESTGETFFVYFTAEDQTGASA, from the coding sequence ATGAAACAGAGACTGTTTGCATTGGCGGCGGCTGTGGTGATGGCACTGGGGCTGACCGCCTGCGGCGGAAGCGGCTCCAGCGAGGGCCGCACCGGCGACACCATGGAGACCTACTTCTTTGATTTCACAGTCAACAGCGCATACCTTACCAGCGACTACGCGGGCCGTACCCCTGGGGAGGGGAACGTACTGCTGGTGGCGGACATCACCGTAAAGAACACCTTCGAGCAGAGCATTGAGATGTATGACACTGATTTCCAGGTCCAGTGGGACGACGGCGATGACGCCTATGCCTATCCCATCACCACAGACATGGAGACCTATACGGAAGTGGAGCCGGTGGGGGAGAACCAGCTGCCCGGTACATATCCCATGGCCGTGGACGAGGAGCGCAGCGGCGAACTGGTCTATGAGGTACCCTCCGGTTTTACGGACTTCTCCATCGCTTATCTGGAGCAGTTTGTGGATGACTCCGGGGAGGAGAGCACCGGCGAGACTTTCTTCGTCTACTTCACTGCTGAAGACCAGACAGGTGCCTCCGCCTGA
- a CDS encoding DUF6485 family protein, with amino-acid sequence MTHFCTCQNTACRCHPSNHSQGCDLCIQKELRKGEIPSCFFNLVIRPGETVEDCTMAAFARRVLEREAEMAASDKQ; translated from the coding sequence ATGACGCATTTCTGTACCTGCCAAAACACCGCCTGCCGCTGCCATCCCTCCAACCATAGCCAGGGGTGCGATCTGTGCATTCAGAAAGAGCTGCGCAAAGGCGAGATCCCCAGCTGCTTTTTCAATCTGGTGATCCGACCCGGGGAGACAGTGGAGGATTGTACCATGGCGGCCTTCGCCCGACGGGTGCTGGAGCGGGAGGCGGAGATGGCCGCCTCTGATAAACAGTAG
- the fba gene encoding class II fructose-1,6-bisphosphate aldolase — protein MALVTTTEMFKKAYDGGYAIGAFNVNNMEIVQGITEAARDLEAPLILQVSKGARAYANHTYLVKLVEAAVIECPNIPIALHLDHGPDFETCKSCIDGGFTSVMIDASSKPFAENIEITKKVVEYAHDHGVVVEAELGALAGIEDDVKVSAEESHYTHPEEVQEFVEKTGCDSLAIAIGTSHGAYKFTAAQCTRNEKGELVPPPLRFDILDEVVKRLPGFPIVLHGSSSVPQEFVRMVNEFGGKMPDAVGIPEEQLRKAARSAVCKINIDSDLRLAMTGTIRKFMAEHPDKFDPREYLKPARAAIKELVSHKIVDVLGCDHKA, from the coding sequence ATGGCACTGGTTACCACGACCGAAATGTTCAAAAAAGCCTACGACGGCGGCTATGCCATCGGCGCGTTCAACGTCAACAATATGGAGATCGTCCAGGGCATCACCGAGGCCGCCCGGGATCTGGAGGCTCCCCTGATTCTCCAGGTGTCCAAGGGCGCCCGGGCCTACGCCAACCACACCTATCTGGTGAAGCTGGTGGAGGCGGCCGTCATCGAGTGCCCCAACATCCCCATCGCCCTGCATCTGGACCACGGCCCTGACTTTGAGACCTGCAAGAGCTGCATCGACGGCGGCTTTACCTCCGTCATGATCGACGCCTCCAGCAAGCCCTTTGCTGAGAACATTGAAATCACCAAGAAGGTGGTTGAGTACGCCCACGACCACGGCGTGGTTGTGGAGGCCGAGCTGGGCGCTCTGGCCGGCATCGAGGATGACGTGAAGGTCTCTGCCGAGGAGTCCCACTACACTCATCCCGAGGAGGTCCAGGAGTTCGTGGAGAAGACCGGCTGCGACTCCCTGGCTATCGCCATCGGCACCAGCCACGGCGCTTACAAGTTCACTGCCGCCCAGTGCACCCGCAACGAGAAGGGCGAGCTGGTTCCGCCTCCCCTGCGCTTTGATATCCTGGACGAGGTCGTGAAGCGCCTGCCCGGATTCCCCATTGTGCTTCATGGCTCCTCTTCCGTGCCCCAGGAGTTCGTCCGTATGGTCAACGAATTCGGCGGTAAGATGCCTGATGCCGTGGGCATTCCCGAGGAACAGCTGCGCAAGGCTGCCCGTAGCGCCGTGTGCAAGATCAACATTGACTCCGACCTGCGTCTGGCCATGACCGGCACCATCCGCAAGTTCATGGCGGAGCACCCCGACAAGTTCGATCCCCGCGAGTACCTGAAGCCCGCCCGCGCCGCCATCAAGGAGCTGGTGTCCCACAAGATCGTGGACGTGCTGGGCTGCGACCACAAGGCCTGA
- the feoB gene encoding ferrous iron transport protein B has translation MIFALAGNQNCGKTTLFNQLTGSNQHVGNFPGVTVDQKSGAIRGEKDCTVVDLPGIYSIRPYTPEEIVTRDFILNQKPDGLINIVDATNIERNLYLTLQLMEMRIPMVLALNMMDEVTAGGGTIDVKGMSQALGIPVVPISAVKNQGVDELVKVAVQTARTKTLPTVYDFCSPGPVHRCIHAVVHQIEDHAEAAGLPVRFAATKLIEGDEDIVTRLALDQNELELIEHSVKEMEDECGMDRNAALADMRYTFIETICSGTVVKCRESRERARSEAIDRVVTNKYLALPLFFAIMLGIFFLTFEVIGAFLSDLLAAGIDALTAAVDSGLAAYGLNPVVHSLVIDGVFAGVGSVLSFLPIIVVLFFFLSILEDTGYMARVAFVMDQLLRKIGLSGRSIVPMLVGFGCSVPAIMSTRTLASERDRRMTILLTPFMSCSAKIPIYGVFSAAFFPNHAALVMIGLYILGILVGIVAAKVLGTTVYKGNPVPFVMELPNYRFPSAKSVWQLCWDKAKDFLTRAFTIIFVATIIVWFLQTFDTRLNLVDDSADSLLATVGAWIAPLFAPLGFADWRVSTALITGFIAKESVISTLGILTGSGADVSTAALGTLFTPVTAAGFLAFTLLYTPCVAAISAVKRELGSGWKAAGVALSQCVIAWMVAFLVYHIAALLLG, from the coding sequence ATGATTTTCGCACTGGCCGGCAACCAAAACTGCGGCAAGACCACGCTGTTCAACCAGCTCACCGGCTCCAACCAGCACGTGGGCAATTTCCCCGGCGTGACGGTGGATCAGAAGTCTGGCGCCATCCGGGGGGAAAAGGACTGCACGGTGGTCGACCTGCCGGGCATCTACTCCATCCGGCCCTATACGCCGGAGGAGATTGTCACCCGGGATTTCATCCTGAACCAAAAGCCCGACGGCCTCATTAATATCGTGGACGCCACCAATATCGAGCGGAACCTGTACCTGACGCTCCAGCTGATGGAGATGCGTATTCCCATGGTACTGGCCCTAAACATGATGGATGAGGTCACCGCCGGCGGCGGCACCATCGACGTGAAGGGAATGTCCCAGGCATTGGGCATCCCGGTGGTGCCCATCTCCGCTGTGAAAAACCAGGGCGTGGACGAGCTTGTGAAGGTTGCCGTCCAGACTGCCCGGACCAAGACGCTGCCTACGGTGTACGACTTCTGCTCCCCCGGACCGGTCCACCGGTGCATCCACGCGGTGGTCCACCAGATCGAGGATCACGCGGAGGCTGCGGGCCTTCCCGTCCGATTCGCCGCCACCAAGCTCATTGAGGGAGACGAGGACATCGTGACCCGCCTGGCCCTGGACCAGAACGAGCTGGAGCTCATTGAGCACAGCGTCAAGGAGATGGAGGACGAGTGCGGCATGGACCGCAATGCCGCACTGGCGGATATGCGCTACACCTTCATCGAAACCATCTGCTCCGGCACGGTGGTGAAGTGCCGGGAGTCCCGGGAGCGGGCCCGCAGCGAGGCCATCGATCGGGTGGTGACCAACAAATACCTGGCCCTGCCACTGTTCTTCGCCATCATGCTGGGCATCTTCTTCCTGACCTTTGAAGTCATCGGCGCCTTCCTGTCGGATCTGCTGGCCGCGGGGATCGATGCCCTCACCGCGGCGGTGGACAGCGGCCTCGCCGCCTATGGATTGAACCCCGTGGTCCACAGTCTGGTGATCGACGGCGTGTTCGCGGGAGTGGGCAGTGTACTGAGCTTTCTGCCCATCATCGTGGTGCTGTTCTTCTTCCTCTCCATTTTGGAGGACACGGGCTACATGGCCCGTGTGGCCTTCGTCATGGACCAGCTGCTGCGGAAGATCGGTCTCTCCGGCCGGAGCATTGTCCCCATGCTGGTGGGCTTCGGTTGCTCAGTGCCCGCCATCATGTCCACCCGGACACTGGCCTCGGAGCGGGACCGGCGGATGACCATCCTGCTGACGCCCTTCATGAGCTGCTCTGCCAAGATCCCTATCTACGGCGTGTTTTCCGCCGCCTTTTTCCCGAATCATGCCGCCCTGGTGATGATCGGGCTGTACATCCTGGGTATCCTGGTGGGCATCGTGGCGGCCAAGGTGCTGGGCACCACAGTCTACAAGGGCAACCCCGTGCCCTTCGTCATGGAGCTGCCCAACTACCGCTTCCCCTCCGCCAAAAGCGTGTGGCAGCTGTGCTGGGACAAGGCCAAGGATTTTCTGACCCGAGCCTTCACCATCATCTTCGTGGCCACCATCATCGTCTGGTTCCTCCAGACCTTTGACACCCGGCTGAACCTGGTGGATGACAGCGCCGACAGTCTGCTGGCCACCGTGGGTGCCTGGATCGCCCCGCTCTTCGCTCCTCTGGGCTTTGCCGATTGGCGGGTCTCCACTGCCCTCATCACCGGGTTCATCGCAAAGGAGTCCGTCATCTCCACCCTTGGAATCCTTACCGGGTCCGGCGCGGATGTCAGCACCGCCGCCCTGGGGACGCTGTTCACCCCTGTCACTGCCGCCGGGTTCCTTGCCTTCACCCTGCTGTACACCCCCTGCGTGGCCGCTATCTCCGCAGTGAAGCGGGAGCTGGGCTCCGGCTGGAAGGCCGCCGGTGTGGCGTTGAGCCAGTGCGTGATTGCCTGGATGGTGGCCTTCCTGGTCTACCACATCGCGGCGCTGCTGCTGGGATAG
- the wecB gene encoding non-hydrolyzing UDP-N-acetylglucosamine 2-epimerase has translation MEKLRIMSVFGTRPEAIKMCPLVQELANREGIESLCCVTAQHRQMLDSVLEVFQVKPDWDLDIMTPRQTLSTITSKCLTGMDEAIDALKPDMILVHGDTSTTFAGALSAFYHQVSVGHVEAGLRTYDKYSPFPEEMNRKLVSAIADLYFCPTANNRANLEREGITKGLFVTGNTVIDALKTTVRPDYRFSTEELNQLPYGEKKIVLVTCHRRENYGEPMKNIMLALRQIAEENRDVELVYPVHLSPVVREAVDTYLRGAPRVHLIDPLPADEMHNLMARSYLVLTDSGGLQEEAPALGKPVLVMRRETERPEAVEAGTVKLCGVVQDDIVTMAERLIRDKSAYDAMAHAVNPYGDGHACRRIADAIEWKFGLRRDRPAEFGV, from the coding sequence ATGGAAAAGCTGCGGATCATGAGCGTCTTCGGCACCCGGCCGGAGGCCATCAAGATGTGCCCCCTGGTGCAGGAGCTGGCGAATCGGGAGGGGATCGAGAGCCTCTGCTGCGTCACCGCCCAGCACCGGCAGATGCTGGACAGCGTGCTGGAGGTCTTTCAGGTGAAGCCGGACTGGGATCTGGACATCATGACCCCCCGGCAGACGCTGTCCACCATCACCAGCAAGTGCCTCACCGGCATGGACGAGGCCATCGACGCCCTGAAGCCGGATATGATCCTGGTTCACGGGGACACCTCCACCACCTTTGCCGGTGCCCTGTCAGCCTTTTACCATCAGGTGTCCGTTGGGCACGTGGAGGCAGGATTGCGAACCTATGACAAGTATTCTCCCTTTCCAGAGGAGATGAACCGGAAGCTGGTGTCCGCCATTGCGGACCTGTATTTCTGTCCCACCGCCAACAATCGGGCCAACCTGGAGCGGGAGGGTATTACCAAGGGGCTGTTCGTCACCGGCAACACGGTCATCGACGCTTTGAAGACCACAGTCCGGCCGGACTACCGCTTTTCCACAGAGGAGCTGAATCAGCTGCCCTATGGGGAGAAGAAGATCGTTCTTGTTACCTGCCACCGGCGGGAGAATTATGGCGAGCCGATGAAGAACATCATGCTGGCCCTGCGGCAGATCGCCGAGGAGAACCGGGACGTGGAGCTGGTGTACCCGGTGCACCTGAGCCCGGTGGTGCGGGAAGCAGTGGACACCTATCTTCGGGGCGCGCCCCGGGTCCATCTCATCGACCCGCTGCCGGCGGACGAGATGCATAACCTTATGGCCCGGTCTTATCTGGTGCTGACAGACTCCGGTGGTCTCCAGGAGGAGGCCCCTGCCCTGGGCAAGCCGGTGCTGGTGATGCGCCGGGAGACGGAGCGGCCGGAGGCGGTAGAGGCCGGGACCGTGAAGCTCTGCGGCGTGGTACAGGATGACATCGTCACCATGGCGGAGCGGCTGATCCGGGACAAGAGCGCCTACGACGCCATGGCCCACGCGGTGAATCCTTACGGTGACGGCCATGCCTGCCGCCGGATTGCCGATGCCATCGAGTGGAAGTTCGGCCTGCGGCGGGATCGGCCGGCAGAATTCGGCGTCTGA
- a CDS encoding diaminopimelate decarboxylase, whose protein sequence is MKTPFVTKDQLEAIAAQYPTPFHIYDEQGIRENARRLRKAFAWNPGYREYFAVKAAPTPALLKLLHEEGCGCDCSSMTELIISERCGITGENIMFSSNDTPAEEFQMADRLGAIINLDDLTLVDYLERSIGHVPEKICCRYNPGGVFTLGETREGFQVMDNPGDAKYGMTRAQIAEAFTRLSAMGAKEFGIHAFLASNTLSNDYYPALARILFQLAAELKAETGVHITFINLSGGVGIPYRPEQPANDIAVIGEGVRRAYEEVLVPAGMGDVALYTELGRFMTGPYGHLVTRAIHEKHIYKEYIGVDACACNLMRPAMYGSYHHITVMGKEDQLCDHKYDIAGSLCENNDKFAVDRMLPKIDMGDLLVIHDTGAHGFSMGYNYNGKLRSAELLLKEDGSVELIRRAETPEDYFRTLVW, encoded by the coding sequence AGGCATTTGCCTGGAATCCCGGCTACCGGGAGTATTTCGCCGTGAAGGCCGCTCCCACCCCTGCCCTGCTGAAGCTGCTGCACGAGGAGGGCTGCGGCTGCGACTGTTCCTCCATGACGGAGCTGATAATCTCGGAGCGGTGCGGCATCACCGGTGAGAACATCATGTTCTCCTCCAACGATACCCCGGCGGAGGAATTCCAGATGGCGGACCGGCTGGGCGCCATCATCAACCTGGACGATCTGACGCTGGTGGACTATCTGGAGCGGTCCATCGGCCATGTGCCGGAGAAAATCTGCTGCCGCTACAATCCCGGCGGCGTGTTCACCCTGGGCGAGACCCGGGAGGGCTTCCAGGTGATGGACAATCCCGGCGACGCCAAGTACGGCATGACCCGCGCCCAGATCGCGGAGGCATTTACCCGCCTTTCCGCCATGGGCGCCAAGGAGTTCGGCATCCACGCCTTCCTGGCCTCCAACACCCTGTCTAACGACTACTACCCCGCCCTCGCCCGCATTCTCTTCCAGCTGGCAGCGGAGCTGAAGGCGGAGACCGGCGTCCATATCACCTTCATCAACCTCTCCGGCGGCGTGGGGATCCCCTACCGTCCGGAGCAGCCTGCCAATGATATCGCCGTCATCGGCGAGGGAGTCCGCCGGGCCTATGAGGAGGTGCTGGTGCCCGCCGGGATGGGTGACGTGGCCCTGTATACCGAGCTGGGCCGCTTCATGACCGGTCCGTACGGGCATCTGGTCACCCGGGCCATCCACGAAAAGCACATCTATAAGGAGTACATCGGCGTGGATGCCTGTGCCTGCAACCTGATGCGTCCGGCCATGTACGGGTCCTACCACCATATCACCGTGATGGGCAAGGAGGACCAGCTCTGCGACCATAAGTATGACATCGCCGGCAGCCTCTGCGAGAACAATGACAAGTTCGCCGTGGACCGGATGCTGCCCAAGATCGACATGGGGGACCTGCTGGTGATCCACGACACCGGCGCCCACGGCTTCTCCATGGGCTACAACTACAATGGCAAGCTCCGCTCCGCCGAGCTGCTGCTGAAGGAGGACGGCTCCGTGGAGCTGATCCGCCGGGCGGAGACGCCGGAGGACTATTTCCGCACATTGGTCTGGTGA
- a CDS encoding VOC family protein — translation MLTFNHFNFNVADLDKSLAFYKEALGLEPVGERKAAADGSFIIVYLGDGKTDFRLELTWLRDHPQKYDLGECEFHLALRAEDYEAAHAKHAAMGCICFENPAMGIYFVTDPDGYWIEIIPTR, via the coding sequence ATGCTGACATTCAATCACTTCAATTTCAATGTAGCGGATTTGGACAAATCTCTTGCGTTCTACAAGGAGGCCCTGGGCCTGGAGCCGGTGGGGGAGCGGAAGGCGGCGGCCGACGGCAGCTTCATCATCGTCTACCTGGGGGATGGAAAAACGGACTTCCGCCTGGAGCTGACATGGCTGCGGGACCATCCCCAGAAGTATGACCTGGGGGAGTGCGAATTCCATCTGGCCCTCCGGGCAGAGGACTATGAGGCGGCCCACGCCAAGCATGCCGCCATGGGCTGCATCTGCTTTGAGAATCCTGCCATGGGGATCTATTTTGTGACAGATCCCGACGGATACTGGATCGAGATCATCCCCACCCGATAA
- a CDS encoding FeoA family protein: MTLDKLPLGQEAVITAVGGEGALRCRLLDMGLIPKTRVRVEKVAPLGDPLELRVRGYSLSLRKEDAGKIEVEVAGT; the protein is encoded by the coding sequence ATGACACTGGACAAGCTGCCCCTGGGGCAGGAGGCCGTCATCACGGCTGTGGGCGGCGAGGGCGCCCTGCGCTGCCGCCTGCTGGATATGGGGCTGATCCCGAAGACCCGCGTGCGGGTGGAGAAGGTCGCACCCCTGGGCGACCCGTTGGAGCTGCGGGTGCGGGGGTACTCCCTGTCCCTGCGGAAGGAGGACGCCGGGAAAATCGAAGTGGAGGTGGCCGGGACATGA
- a CDS encoding MraY family glycosyltransferase: MLIENRLIAYTLLALLVALVVSFLMTPIVKTFAYKVGAIDVPKDARRMHKTPIPRLGGLAIFIGFMVSILLFVEITAEMRSILLGAVIIVVLGVVDDIMALPALLKFVVQIVAALIPATHGVVIQAFSNPNVFSDNPYWVLGNLSVPLTVLWIVAITNAVNLIDGLDGLANGVSAISATTVLVIALIGGQFQVAVVMAALVGACVGFMPYNMNPAKMFMGDTGATFLGYILATMSIQGLFKFYAIISFAVPFLILGLPIFDTAFAFIRRIAHGQSPMHADRSHIHHRLIDMGLNQKQAVATLYVISAILGLSAVVLTTSGEGRAMLLFLVLCIVAVVAARVVFPKEVKEELHEELEELKEHGHHGHHPADKPEDDGKTEEK, translated from the coding sequence ATGTTGATCGAAAACCGGCTGATCGCCTATACGCTGCTGGCGCTGCTGGTGGCGCTGGTCGTCAGCTTTCTGATGACGCCCATCGTCAAGACTTTTGCTTACAAGGTGGGGGCCATCGACGTACCCAAGGACGCCCGCCGGATGCACAAGACTCCCATCCCCCGGCTGGGGGGACTGGCCATCTTTATCGGCTTCATGGTCAGCATCCTGCTGTTTGTGGAGATCACGGCCGAGATGCGCAGCATCCTGCTGGGAGCCGTTATCATCGTGGTGCTGGGCGTGGTGGACGACATCATGGCCCTGCCGGCGCTGCTGAAATTTGTGGTGCAGATCGTGGCCGCCCTGATCCCCGCCACCCACGGCGTGGTGATCCAGGCGTTTTCCAACCCCAACGTCTTTTCGGACAATCCCTATTGGGTGCTGGGAAATCTCTCCGTGCCCCTGACGGTGCTTTGGATTGTTGCCATCACCAACGCGGTGAACCTGATCGACGGCCTGGACGGCCTGGCCAACGGCGTCTCCGCCATCTCCGCCACCACAGTGCTGGTGATCGCCCTCATTGGCGGGCAGTTTCAGGTGGCTGTGGTGATGGCGGCCCTGGTGGGGGCCTGCGTGGGCTTCATGCCCTACAACATGAACCCCGCCAAGATGTTTATGGGCGACACCGGCGCCACCTTCCTGGGCTACATTTTGGCCACCATGTCCATCCAGGGCCTGTTCAAGTTCTATGCCATCATCTCCTTTGCGGTGCCATTCCTGATTCTGGGACTGCCCATCTTTGACACCGCCTTTGCCTTCATCCGCCGCATCGCCCACGGCCAGAGCCCCATGCACGCCGACCGGAGCCACATCCACCACCGGCTCATCGACATGGGCCTGAACCAGAAGCAGGCGGTGGCTACTCTGTACGTGATCTCTGCCATCCTGGGCTTGAGCGCCGTGGTGCTGACTACCAGCGGGGAGGGCCGGGCCATGCTGCTGTTCCTGGTGCTGTGCATCGTGGCAGTGGTGGCCGCCCGGGTGGTGTTCCCCAAGGAGGTCAAGGAGGAGCTGCACGAAGAGTTGGAGGAGCTGAAGGAGCACGGCCACCACGGCCATCATCCAGCGGACAAGCCGGAGGATGATGGAAAGACGGAGGAGAAGTAA
- the trpS gene encoding tryptophan--tRNA ligase has product MENEVQKKRILSGIQPSGDLTLGSYLGAIKNWAALADEYDCYYMLADMHTITVRQVPAELRRHTLTQVAAYIASGLDPEKNVLFVQSHVPAHAQLGWVLDCYTMFGELSRMTQFKDKSAKNADNINAGLFTYPALMAADILLYQADLVPVGGDQKQHVEICRDIATRFNGIYGDTFKLPDPYIPQVGARVMSLTSPEKKMSKSDKDPNGCVYMLEKPEDILRKFKKAVTDSEACVRFDPADKPGVSNLMQIYAVATGKSFETIEQEFAGHGYGDFKQAVGESVVELLRPIREETERLLADKSYLESVYRAGAEKAAYVANRTLNKVYKKVGFLPR; this is encoded by the coding sequence ATGGAAAACGAAGTACAGAAAAAACGAATCCTGAGCGGCATCCAGCCCTCCGGCGACCTGACCCTGGGTTCCTATCTGGGGGCCATCAAGAACTGGGCGGCTCTGGCTGACGAATATGACTGCTACTACATGCTGGCAGACATGCACACCATCACAGTGCGGCAGGTGCCCGCTGAGCTGCGGCGGCATACCCTGACCCAGGTGGCGGCCTACATTGCCAGCGGCCTGGACCCGGAGAAAAACGTGCTGTTCGTCCAGTCCCACGTGCCTGCCCACGCCCAGCTGGGCTGGGTACTGGACTGCTACACCATGTTCGGCGAGCTCAGCCGCATGACCCAGTTCAAGGACAAGTCCGCCAAGAACGCCGACAACATCAACGCCGGCCTCTTCACCTATCCGGCCCTGATGGCCGCCGACATCCTGCTGTACCAGGCAGACCTGGTGCCGGTGGGCGGCGACCAGAAGCAGCACGTGGAGATCTGCCGGGACATCGCCACCCGGTTCAACGGGATCTACGGTGATACCTTTAAGCTGCCGGATCCCTATATCCCACAGGTGGGCGCCAGGGTCATGAGCCTCACCAGCCCGGAAAAGAAGATGAGCAAATCCGACAAGGACCCCAACGGCTGCGTCTACATGCTGGAAAAGCCGGAGGACATCCTGCGCAAGTTCAAGAAGGCCGTGACGGACTCCGAGGCCTGCGTCCGCTTTGACCCGGCCGACAAGCCCGGTGTGTCCAACCTGATGCAGATCTACGCCGTGGCCACCGGCAAGAGCTTTGAGACCATCGAGCAGGAGTTCGCCGGCCATGGCTACGGCGACTTCAAGCAGGCGGTGGGTGAGTCCGTGGTGGAGCTGCTGCGGCCCATCCGGGAGGAGACGGAGCGCCTGCTGGCGGACAAGAGCTATCTGGAGAGCGTCTACCGCGCCGGTGCGGAGAAGGCGGCCTATGTAGCCAACCGGACCCTGAACAAGGTCTATAAAAAGGTGGGCTTCCTGCCCCGGTGA